In a genomic window of Leisingera caerulea DSM 24564:
- the lpdA gene encoding dihydrolipoyl dehydrogenase: MSQYDVIVIGAGPGGYVCAIRCAQLGLKTAVVEGRETLGGTCLNVGCIPSKALLHSTHLLHEAEHNFAHMGLKGKSPSVDWDQMKAYKDEVIGQNTGGIEFLFKKNKIDWIKGWASIPAAGKVQVGDDVHEAKNIVIASGSVPASIPGVEIDEKIVVSSTGALELPKIPKKLAVIGAGVIGLELGSVYARLGSEVTVVEYMDAVCPGMDKDVQRSFKRILEKQGLKIILGAAVQGVETSKTKAKVKYQPKKGGDEETLDADVVLVATGRKPYAEGLGLDDLGIKMTKRGQIATDNHWATNIKGIYAIGDVIEGPMLAHKAEDEGMAVAEVIAGKHGHVNYGVIPGVVYTTPEVATVGATEDELKAEGKKIKVGKFMFMGNARAKAVHQAEGGFVKIIADKETDRILGAAIIGPAAGDLIHELCVAMEFGASAEDVALTCHAHPTYSEAVREAALACGDGPIHS; the protein is encoded by the coding sequence ATGTCCCAATATGACGTCATCGTAATCGGCGCCGGCCCCGGCGGCTATGTCTGCGCCATCCGCTGCGCCCAGCTGGGACTGAAGACAGCTGTTGTCGAGGGCCGCGAGACCCTCGGCGGCACCTGCCTGAACGTGGGCTGCATCCCCTCCAAGGCGCTGCTGCACTCGACCCATCTGCTGCATGAGGCAGAGCACAACTTTGCCCATATGGGCCTCAAGGGCAAAAGCCCCTCGGTCGATTGGGACCAGATGAAGGCCTACAAGGATGAGGTGATCGGCCAGAACACCGGCGGCATCGAGTTTCTGTTCAAGAAGAACAAGATCGACTGGATCAAGGGCTGGGCCTCGATCCCGGCGGCCGGCAAGGTGCAGGTCGGCGACGACGTGCATGAGGCCAAGAACATCGTGATCGCCTCTGGCTCGGTGCCTGCCTCCATTCCGGGCGTCGAGATCGACGAGAAGATCGTGGTCTCCTCCACCGGCGCGCTGGAGCTGCCGAAGATCCCCAAGAAACTGGCGGTGATCGGCGCCGGCGTGATCGGGCTGGAGCTTGGCTCTGTATACGCCCGTCTCGGCTCCGAGGTGACCGTGGTGGAATACATGGACGCGGTCTGCCCCGGCATGGACAAAGACGTGCAGCGTTCCTTCAAGCGGATCCTGGAGAAGCAGGGCCTCAAAATCATCCTGGGCGCCGCGGTGCAGGGGGTGGAAACCTCCAAGACCAAGGCCAAGGTCAAGTACCAGCCCAAGAAGGGCGGCGATGAGGAGACGCTGGACGCCGATGTGGTGCTGGTGGCCACCGGCCGCAAACCCTATGCCGAAGGGCTGGGGCTGGACGATCTTGGCATCAAGATGACCAAGCGCGGCCAGATTGCCACCGACAACCACTGGGCCACCAACATCAAGGGCATCTATGCCATCGGCGACGTGATCGAAGGCCCGATGCTGGCGCACAAGGCCGAGGATGAGGGCATGGCGGTCGCCGAGGTGATCGCGGGCAAGCACGGCCACGTGAACTATGGCGTCATTCCGGGCGTCGTCTACACCACGCCGGAAGTGGCCACAGTGGGCGCGACCGAGGACGAACTGAAGGCCGAGGGCAAGAAGATCAAGGTCGGCAAGTTCATGTTCATGGGCAACGCCCGCGCCAAGGCCGTGCACCAGGCCGAGGGCGGCTTCGTCAAGATCATCGCTGACAAGGAAACCGACCGCATCCTGGGCGCCGCGATCATCGGCCCCGCGGCCGGCGACCTGATCCATGAGCTGTGCGTGGCGATGGAGTTCGGCGCCTCTGCCGAAGATGTGGCGCTGACCTGCCACGCGCACCCGACCTACTCCGAAGCGGTCCGCGAAGCGGCGCTGGCCTGCGGTGACGGGCCGATCCACAGCTAA
- a CDS encoding EthD family reductase translates to MPVTLQVIYPVTEGTNFDHAYYADTHMKIVDQHMGPHIKTIIVTKGLAGGPDKPAPFYAIATMTFSDQAAMDAAMKAAGPALEDIPNFTDVKPQMLIGEVIS, encoded by the coding sequence ATGCCCGTCACGTTGCAAGTCATCTACCCCGTCACAGAGGGAACCAATTTCGACCACGCCTATTATGCGGACACTCATATGAAGATCGTGGACCAGCACATGGGGCCGCATATCAAGACGATCATTGTCACCAAGGGACTGGCAGGCGGGCCGGACAAACCGGCACCGTTTTATGCCATTGCAACGATGACATTTTCCGATCAGGCCGCCATGGACGCCGCGATGAAGGCCGCAGGGCCCGCGCTGGAGGACATTCCGAATTTCACCGATGTGAAGCCGCAGATGCTGATTGGCGAGGTCATCAGCTGA
- a CDS encoding pyridoxamine 5'-phosphate oxidase family protein has product MQYLSSIEELEALYGEPGAPSLRKVARQMTPLYRKWIMASKLCMLATVGPEGTDDSPRGDDGPVVQELDPGTLALPDWRGNNRLDSLRNIVRDGRVSLMFLVPGSNNVVRVNGTARLTADPDLRARFEKKGKLPATVIVISIGEIYSQCARAMLRAGTWSGADESAGLPTMGDILAEQTAGEEGGAGYDKSWNARAAETMW; this is encoded by the coding sequence ATGCAATACCTCAGCAGCATTGAAGAACTGGAGGCGCTTTACGGGGAACCGGGAGCGCCTTCTTTACGTAAGGTGGCGCGGCAGATGACGCCGCTGTACCGCAAGTGGATTATGGCCTCAAAACTGTGCATGCTGGCGACCGTCGGCCCGGAAGGCACCGACGACAGCCCGCGCGGCGATGACGGCCCGGTCGTGCAGGAGCTGGACCCGGGCACCCTGGCGCTGCCCGACTGGCGCGGCAACAACCGGCTGGACAGCTTGCGCAATATCGTGCGGGACGGGCGGGTGTCGCTGATGTTCCTGGTACCGGGATCGAACAACGTGGTGCGTGTCAACGGCACCGCCCGGCTGACCGCCGACCCGGATCTGCGCGCGCGCTTTGAAAAGAAGGGCAAGCTGCCGGCCACGGTGATCGTGATTTCGATTGGCGAGATCTATTCCCAATGCGCCCGCGCGATGCTGCGGGCGGGCACCTGGAGCGGCGCCGACGAAAGCGCCGGCCTGCCGACTATGGGCGACATCCTGGCCGAGCAGACAGCAGGTGAGGAAGGCGGCGCCGGATACGACAAGAGCTGGAACGCCCGCGCCGCCGAAACCATGTGGTGA
- a CDS encoding lysophospholipid acyltransferase family protein produces the protein MKNPVQWLRSAVFLVQMYLAMLVLGVVFAPWAAVSPKGARLACKSFARWVLWTARWMVGIRSEVRGVVPSGEVIVAAKHQSFLDILIIFNAVPSARFIMKRELMWTPVIGVYAKRLGCVPVNRGKRGAAIAKMVKDVALQSREPGQLIIYSQGTRVAPGARKPYKIGTAVLYEGLSQPCVPAATNVGVFWPRTGIYRKPGLAVVEFLEPMLPGMNRDEFMAQLENRVERRSDELMREAGFEPDAIPQQH, from the coding sequence TTGAAGAACCCGGTCCAATGGCTGCGCTCGGCAGTCTTTCTGGTGCAGATGTACCTGGCGATGCTGGTGCTGGGGGTGGTGTTTGCACCCTGGGCCGCGGTCTCGCCCAAGGGCGCGCGCTTGGCCTGCAAGTCTTTCGCCCGCTGGGTGCTGTGGACCGCGCGCTGGATGGTTGGCATCCGCTCCGAGGTGCGCGGCGTGGTTCCGTCCGGCGAGGTGATCGTGGCGGCCAAGCATCAGAGTTTCCTGGACATCCTGATCATCTTCAACGCGGTGCCCTCTGCCCGGTTCATCATGAAGCGCGAGCTGATGTGGACGCCGGTGATCGGGGTTTATGCCAAACGCCTGGGCTGCGTGCCGGTCAACCGCGGCAAGCGCGGCGCGGCGATTGCCAAGATGGTCAAGGACGTGGCTCTGCAAAGCCGTGAGCCGGGCCAGCTGATCATCTACTCCCAAGGCACCCGCGTGGCGCCCGGCGCCCGCAAGCCCTACAAGATCGGCACCGCGGTGCTGTACGAGGGCCTGAGCCAGCCCTGCGTCCCGGCCGCCACCAATGTGGGCGTGTTCTGGCCGCGCACCGGCATTTACCGTAAACCGGGCCTGGCGGTGGTGGAGTTCCTGGAGCCGATGCTGCCGGGAATGAACCGCGACGAATTTATGGCGCAGCTCGAAAACCGGGTGGAGCGCCGGTCGGACGAATTGATGAGAGAAGCGGGATTTGAACCAGATGCAATACCTCAGCAGCATTGA
- a CDS encoding cell division protein FtsX, with protein MTDGKLRKLVLGDTQANRVVPPTGFTAQLTLFVAGAMAFLAVFALALSLASGRLADRWASELARAATLRINAPAEQRAAQTDAALEILRQTPGVATARALTGEEQAALLAPWFGSSLPAGSLPLPQLIEVTADDPGYDAQGLRLRLQAEVPGAVLDDHTRWREPLVDAARSLRRLAWVSILLIGGATAAMITLAANAALAANAQVIEVLRLVGALDSYIAQAFIRRFTLRALTGAAAGVVLGMIGVWLMPEASDEGGFLTGLGFQGWGWLVPLLIPPLGALVAFAATTRAATKRLGELS; from the coding sequence ATGACCGATGGCAAGCTGCGCAAGCTGGTGCTGGGCGACACTCAGGCCAACCGGGTGGTGCCGCCCACCGGCTTTACCGCACAGCTGACGCTGTTTGTGGCGGGCGCGATGGCGTTCCTGGCGGTGTTTGCCCTGGCACTGTCCCTGGCCTCCGGCCGCCTGGCGGACCGCTGGGCGTCGGAGCTGGCGCGTGCAGCGACGCTGCGCATCAACGCCCCGGCAGAGCAGCGCGCGGCGCAGACCGACGCCGCGCTGGAGATCCTGCGCCAGACCCCCGGCGTGGCAACCGCGCGGGCGCTGACGGGCGAGGAGCAGGCGGCGCTGCTGGCGCCCTGGTTCGGTTCCAGCCTGCCTGCGGGCAGCCTGCCGCTGCCGCAGCTGATCGAGGTGACCGCGGATGATCCCGGCTATGACGCCCAGGGGCTGCGGCTGCGGTTGCAGGCCGAGGTGCCCGGTGCGGTGCTGGACGATCACACCCGCTGGCGCGAGCCGCTGGTGGATGCGGCACGTTCGCTGCGCCGCCTGGCGTGGGTGTCGATCCTGCTGATCGGCGGCGCCACCGCGGCGATGATCACCCTGGCGGCCAATGCGGCGCTGGCGGCCAACGCCCAGGTGATCGAGGTGCTGCGCCTGGTCGGGGCGCTGGACAGCTATATCGCACAGGCCTTTATCCGCCGCTTCACCCTGCGGGCGCTGACCGGCGCCGCGGCGGGTGTGGTGCTGGGCATGATCGGGGTCTGGCTGATGCCGGAAGCCTCGGATGAGGGCGGTTTCCTGACCGGCCTCGGATTTCAGGGCTGGGGCTGGCTGGTGCCGCTCCTGATCCCGCCGCTGGGCGCGCTGGTCGCCTTTGCTGCCACCACCCGCGCCGCCACCAAACGTTTGGGAGAGCTGTCTTGA
- a CDS encoding cell division ATP-binding protein FtsE, protein MIELENVGYNYGGGELLDAVSVQLAPGSFHFLTGPSGAGKTTLLKLCYGALTPTSGRVRAFNMDVHGLDRDQMAYLRRRVGVVHQDCRFLDHLPVMENIALPLLVSGRELNHEEANLRELLNWVGLSERAHALPPELSGGERQRAALARSVILSPDVIIADEPTGNVDWEMSQRLLQLLVELNRMGKTILVATHDLSLIRAAKNQVQARVLRISNRQLQLAGADL, encoded by the coding sequence GTGATCGAGCTGGAAAATGTGGGCTACAATTACGGCGGCGGCGAGCTGCTGGATGCCGTGTCGGTTCAGCTGGCGCCGGGCTCCTTCCACTTCCTGACCGGGCCGTCCGGCGCAGGTAAAACCACGCTGCTGAAACTCTGCTACGGCGCGCTGACACCGACCTCGGGCCGGGTGCGCGCCTTCAACATGGATGTGCACGGGCTGGACCGCGACCAGATGGCCTATCTGCGCCGCCGCGTCGGCGTGGTGCATCAGGACTGCCGGTTCTTGGACCATCTGCCGGTGATGGAGAATATCGCGCTGCCGCTGCTGGTGTCGGGCCGCGAACTGAACCACGAGGAGGCCAACCTGCGCGAGCTGTTGAATTGGGTCGGTCTCAGCGAGCGCGCCCATGCGCTGCCGCCGGAGCTGTCGGGCGGCGAGCGCCAGCGGGCGGCGCTGGCGCGCTCGGTGATCCTGTCGCCCGATGTGATCATCGCTGATGAGCCGACGGGCAACGTTGATTGGGAAATGTCGCAGCGGCTGCTGCAGCTCTTGGTGGAGCTGAACCGGATGGGCAAGACGATCCTGGTCGCCACCCATGACCTGTCGCTGATCCGCGCCGCCAAGAACCAGGTGCAGGCGCGAGTGCTGCGGATTTCCAACCGGCAATTGCAGCTTGCGGGGGCGGACCTATGA